From a single Pelmatolapia mariae isolate MD_Pm_ZW linkage group LG20, Pm_UMD_F_2, whole genome shotgun sequence genomic region:
- the LOC134618975 gene encoding taste receptor type 1 member 1-like yields the protein MRFSVEEINNSTKILPNVSLGYEIFDHCTDTVNFPGPFNLISVNGLIRPLDAHSNVSKVIAVVGTYTSPQAHAIASLFLMDLIPMVSYGASSSIFSRRQIYPSFMRTVHANKDVIEVIFSILREFNWKWVAFLYADDDYGIDGLQLFLKKIKDTDICLAYNKALDHYSDYKAIFKQINAQNVNVIIVFAPEWTVEELMKSVKQINVRNKVWIATDTWSLNKKIRDQIQGIKNIGTVLGVAEPSMTIPGFSEFIYSFKAQTHCENAKQQKFCNQICNCSRLTAEEIIDADPSFSFPVYSAVYSIAHALHNVLQCGADGCKDNITVYPHMVLTELRKSNFTLLNQTVQFDENGEPMFGPYAIVFWDHDGSVHEVGYYNFHGSFHFSINSTIIKWHTAGQVPTSVCSKECDAGYKKTDYGIHKCCFNCTICPNGTYNNITEDPYSCINCNNTQWSEEGSTSCNLRVVEYTPFTDIWAIVIMVGAFILVFISLALSVLFALNYNTPVVKSAGGSMCFLILGCLGLSSLSVFFYFGEPTVAFCILRYLPFLLFFTVCLACFVVRSFQIVCIFKIAAQIPKLHSWWMKYHGQWLFITVSFVTQAIFLLINYIYAPPSSKMDIYWNPQKIILDCDIDFKAALISLALPLSLCALCFVFSYMGKDLPKNYNEAKAITFCLLLLILTWIIFATGSILYQGKYIQPLQSLAVLSSLYSFLLWYFFPKCYIIIFQPRKNTQRYFQNLIQSYTKTISQ from the exons ATGAGATTCTCTGTAGAAGAAATCAACAATTCTACCAAAATACTGCCAAATGTGTCTCTTGGCTATGAAATATTCGACCACTGCACAGATACTGTGAATTTCCCAGGACCTTTCAACCTAATCTCTGTTAATGGTTTAATCCGACCTCTGGATGCACACAGTAATGTGTCCAAAGTGATAGCAGTGGTCGGGACTTATACAAGCCCTCAGGCACATGCTATAGCCTCACTGTTTTTGATGGATCTCATTCCAATG GTCAGTTATGGAGCTTCCAGTTCAATCTTTTCAAGAAGACAAATTTATCCCTCTTTTATGAGAACAGTGCATGCCAATAAAGATGTAATTGAAGTAATTTTTAGCATTTTGAGGGAATTCAACTGGAAATGGGTTGCTTTCCTTTATGCTGATGATGATTATGGCATAGATGGTCTACAATTATTTCTAAAGAAAATCAAGGACACTGACATCTGCCTGGCTTATAACAAAGCCCTTGATCATTACTCAGATTACAAAGCAATATTCAAACAGATCAATGCACAAAATGTAAATGTCATTATTGTGTTTGCACCTGAATGGACAGTTGAAGAACTCATGAAGTCAgtgaaacaaataaatgttaGAAACAAGGTGTGGATAGCAACTGATACATGGTCCCTAAACAAAAAGATAAGAGACCAGATACAAGGAATCAAAAATATTGGAACTGTACTTGGTGTTGCTGAGCCAAGCATGACAATACCTGGTTTCAGTGagtttatttattctttcaaagctcagactcactgtgaaaatgcaaaacaaCAGAAGTTTTGTAATCAGATTTGCAACTGCAGTAGACTGACTGCTGAGGAAATCATTGATGCAGATCCATCGTTCTCTTTTCCTGTTTATTCTGCCGTGTATTCCATTGCTCATGCCTTACACAATGTCTTACAATGTGGAGCTGACGGATGTAAAGACAACATTACAGTCTACCCCCATATG GTTCTTACAGAGCTGAGGAAGTCaaattttacacttttaaaCCAAACTGTTCAGTTTGATGAGAATGGTGAACCCATGTTTGGACCCTATGCAATAGTTTTTTGGGACCACGATGGAAGTGTACATGAGGTTGGCTATTATAATTTTCATGGATCATTTCATTTTTCCATCAACAGCACCATAATTAAGTGGCACACAGCAGGACAA GTGCCTACTTCAGTGTGTTCTAAAGAATGTGATGCAGGGTACAAGAAAACAGATTATGGAATCCACAAATGTTGCTTCAATTGCACAATCTGTCCAAATGGGACTTATAACAACATCACAG AGGATCCCTACAGCTGCATCAATTGTAACAACACACAATGGTCTGAAGAAGGAAGTACATCGTGCAATCTGCGAGTGGTGGAGTATACACCATTTACAGACATTTGGGCTATAGTGATCATGGTCGGTGCCTTTATCTTGGTGTTCATCTCACTGGCCTTGTCTGTTCTCTTTGCCCTGAACTACAACACACCTGTTGTCAAATCTGCTGGAGGATCAATGTGCTTCCTAATTTTAGGTTGTCTCGGTCTGTCTAGTCttagtgtatttttttattttggtgaaCCAACAGTTGCTTTCTGTATCTTAAGATATTTACCATTTCTCTTATTCTTCACTGTTTGTTTAGCTTGTTTCGTTGTGCGCTCTTTTCAAATTGTTTGCATTTTCAAAATAGCAGCCCAGATACCCAAACTCCACAGCTGGTGGATGAAATATCACGGACAGTGGCTGTTCATCACTGTGTCATTTGTGACACAGGCAATCTTCCTTCTTATTAACTATATATATGCTCCCCCGAGTTCAAAAATGGACATCTATTGGAACCCCCAAAAAATCATACTTGATTGTGATATTGATTTTAAAGCAGCATTGATTTCTCTGGCTTTACCTTTATCATTGTGTgctctttgctttgttttctcctACATGGGAAAAGACCTACCAAAAAATTACAATGAAGCCAAAGCAATAACTTTCtgcctcctcctgctgatcCTCACCTGGATCATCTTTGCCACGGGAAGCATCCTTTATCAGGGCAAGTACATCCAGCCGCTGCAGAGTCTGGCAGTACTCTCAAGTCTCTACTCTTTTTTGTTGTGGTATTTCTTTCCCAAATGTTATATTATAATTTTTCAACCTCGAAAAAACACTCAGCGTTACTTTCAAAATCTTATTCAGAGTTATACCAAAACCATTAGCCAGTAG